In Microbacterium sp. AB, a single genomic region encodes these proteins:
- a CDS encoding glycoside hydrolase family 3 C-terminal domain-containing protein, whose amino-acid sequence MNETTTLLSELTLLEKAALLSGENTWQTRAVERLGIPAVWMSDGPHGVRKQVGSADHLGIHGSEPATCFPTAATVANSWDEGLAAEIGAALGAEAASQGVHVLLGPGLNIKRSPLGGRGFEYFSEDPELAGRLAAAYVRGIQSQGVAATPKHFAVNSQELRRMVSDSVVDERTLRELYLTAFEIVVREASPWAIMSSYNLVNGVYAHENPHLLIDVLRREWGFDGAVVSDWGGGNDAVAAVRAGGTVEMPSPGYDSVRQIVAAIEAGDLDEADLDARVGELLDLVRRVTERAVTARFDVDAHHALARRAAAESAVLLRNEGGLLPLGSGTRVALIGDFADTPRYQGAGSSAVNPTRLTSLREAIGDTGLVLTGFARGFRRDGAADAGLLAEAAALAETADVALLALGLPEISESEGLDRSGLALPAVQVGLLRAVARANPRTVVVLSAGGVVETPWLDDAAALLHAYLGGQAGAEGVLDVVTGATGPGGRLAETAPVRLGDTPTAGRFPSTQRTSEYREGLYAGYRYYETAGVDVAFPFGFGLGYTTFAYSGLRVEDGTATFTVTNTGDAAGADVAQLYVRRLGGGRVHRPARELKGFAKVRLEPGRSETVTIGLGERAFRHFDVAEGTWRIEQGDYEIAVGPNVRDLPLTAVVPVEGTVAAGTPDPALAVYAAADIRNVSDDTFAALLGRTVPPAGWGRGPLEVNDPIDRLRVARSGLARLAFRILDARRRKAARSGHPDLDILFVFNGPFRLISKMSGGLATRRLTDALLTLVNGQTIRGLGRVAAAFFRGRREEKRTREAFRSAASPDAGRLTSTRSA is encoded by the coding sequence GTGAACGAGACCACAACGCTCCTCTCCGAGCTCACCCTGCTCGAGAAGGCCGCACTGCTGAGCGGCGAGAACACCTGGCAGACACGCGCCGTCGAACGGCTCGGCATCCCCGCGGTGTGGATGTCGGACGGCCCGCACGGCGTGCGCAAACAGGTCGGCTCGGCCGATCACCTCGGCATCCACGGCTCGGAGCCCGCCACGTGCTTCCCCACGGCGGCGACCGTGGCGAACAGCTGGGACGAGGGCCTCGCCGCCGAGATCGGCGCCGCACTCGGCGCCGAGGCCGCATCGCAGGGCGTGCACGTGCTGCTCGGTCCCGGGCTCAACATCAAGCGCAGCCCGCTCGGCGGGCGCGGCTTCGAGTACTTCTCGGAGGACCCCGAGCTCGCGGGCCGCCTCGCCGCCGCCTATGTGCGCGGCATCCAGTCGCAGGGAGTGGCGGCGACTCCGAAGCACTTCGCGGTGAACAGCCAGGAGCTCCGGCGCATGGTCAGCGACTCCGTGGTCGACGAGCGCACGCTTCGGGAGCTCTACCTCACGGCGTTCGAGATCGTGGTCCGCGAGGCGAGCCCGTGGGCCATCATGTCGTCGTACAACCTCGTGAACGGCGTCTACGCCCATGAGAACCCGCATCTCCTCATCGACGTCCTCCGCAGGGAATGGGGCTTCGACGGCGCGGTCGTCTCCGACTGGGGCGGCGGGAACGACGCCGTCGCCGCGGTGCGCGCGGGCGGCACGGTCGAGATGCCCTCGCCCGGCTACGACTCCGTGCGGCAGATCGTCGCCGCCATCGAGGCCGGCGACCTCGACGAGGCGGACCTCGACGCCCGGGTGGGCGAGCTGCTCGACCTCGTCCGCCGCGTCACGGAGCGCGCCGTCACCGCGCGCTTCGACGTCGACGCCCACCACGCGCTGGCGCGCAGGGCCGCGGCGGAGTCGGCCGTCCTGCTGAGGAACGAGGGCGGCCTGCTCCCCCTCGGGAGCGGCACGCGCGTCGCCCTCATCGGCGACTTCGCCGACACGCCGCGGTATCAGGGAGCCGGCTCGTCCGCCGTGAACCCCACACGCCTGACGAGCCTGCGCGAGGCGATCGGGGACACGGGCCTCGTCCTCACCGGCTTCGCGCGCGGCTTCCGCCGCGACGGCGCGGCGGACGCCGGCCTCCTGGCGGAAGCGGCCGCGCTCGCGGAGACCGCCGACGTCGCCCTGCTCGCGCTCGGGCTGCCCGAGATCTCCGAGTCCGAGGGCCTCGACCGTTCGGGCCTCGCGCTTCCCGCCGTGCAGGTCGGCCTCCTCCGGGCGGTCGCCCGGGCGAACCCCCGCACGGTGGTCGTGCTGAGCGCCGGCGGTGTCGTCGAGACGCCGTGGCTGGACGACGCTGCAGCCCTCCTGCACGCGTACCTCGGCGGGCAGGCCGGCGCCGAAGGGGTCCTCGACGTCGTCACGGGTGCGACGGGCCCCGGCGGGCGTCTGGCCGAGACCGCGCCCGTCCGCCTCGGCGACACCCCGACGGCGGGCCGGTTCCCCAGCACGCAGCGCACGAGCGAGTACCGCGAGGGCCTCTACGCCGGCTACCGCTACTACGAGACGGCCGGCGTCGACGTGGCCTTCCCCTTCGGCTTCGGCCTCGGCTACACGACGTTCGCGTACTCCGGCCTGCGGGTCGAGGACGGCACGGCGACCTTCACCGTGACGAACACCGGCGACGCCGCCGGCGCCGACGTCGCGCAGCTGTACGTGCGCAGGCTCGGCGGAGGCCGGGTCCACCGCCCCGCGCGCGAGCTCAAGGGCTTCGCGAAGGTGCGGCTCGAGCCCGGCCGCTCCGAGACCGTGACGATCGGGCTCGGCGAGCGCGCGTTCCGCCACTTCGACGTCGCCGAGGGGACATGGCGGATCGAGCAGGGCGACTACGAGATCGCCGTCGGGCCGAACGTGCGCGATCTTCCGCTCACCGCCGTCGTCCCCGTCGAGGGCACCGTGGCCGCGGGCACGCCGGATCCCGCGCTCGCGGTCTACGCCGCGGCAGACATCCGCAACGTCTCCGACGACACGTTCGCCGCCCTCCTCGGCCGCACCGTGCCGCCGGCGGGCTGGGGCAGGGGCCCGCTGGAGGTCAACGACCCCATCGACCGGCTCCGCGTGGCGCGCAGCGGCCTCGCGCGCCTGGCGTTCCGCATCCTCGACGCGCGCCGCCGGAAGGCCGCGAGGTCCGGCCATCCGGATCTCGACATCCTCTTCGTCTTCAACGGCCCCTTCCGGCTGATCTCCAAGATGAGCGGCGGACTGGCCACGCGCCGGCTCACCGACGCCCTGCTCACGCTCGTCAACGGGCAGACGATCCGCGGCCTCGGCCGTGTCGCCGCCGCCTTCTTCCGCGGACGCCGCGAGGAGAAGCGCACCCGCGAGGCCTTCCGGTCCGCCGCGTCGCCCGACGCCGGCCGCCTCACCTCGACCAGGAGCGCCTGA
- a CDS encoding glycoside hydrolase family 3 N-terminal domain-containing protein, with the protein MGSAKTRRPMSNRTFLAIWIPVVAFVAIVAVGANVAIGMFRGAIESYMGTGTYVVSNTAEGEQLDTTYNEAGYATEGEAKAASAELVEDIADEGMTLLKNNGALPLGTGAVTLLGRGAADPVYGGSGSGTADTRTAVDIRRGLENAGFTVNDTVYEELAAFAEANPASEGGRTNIVMDKPEESNYDIGEMPVSDYSQDALDSFAEYGDAGVVVIGRGGGEGGDLATNMEAWDDNAEPGQHQLELNQDEKDLVALAAESFETVVVVINASTSMELGVLEDAPAVDGIVLAGSPGVTGFNALGGILSGAVNPSGHTVDVFSRDFTADPSFVNFGDFSYSNLDEAYFVDYEEGIYSGYRYYETAAVEGFVDYDDAVVYPFGYGLSYTTFDWAVTDSETGAVDGEISVDVEVANTGDVAGQDVVQLYYTAPYTPGGIEKAHVVLGDFAKTAVIEPGASETVTVTIAVEDMASYDSADAAAYVLEEGDYEITLQTDSHTPKDGVDPIVYTVDETVAYSDGRASDADAATNRFDDVTAEFTEGRRTEFSRADFAGTFPTAPEGDDLVASEATVAAYEPFDASVLADEDAEEPTWGADGDVSLVDLRGLAYDDPAWEELLDRLELDEVLTMLNSGAYNTAAFPEIGKIRTNDLDGPAGFSSFINPELWTGTAFPSEYLIGQTWSRDLAERMGVAIGDEALTMGANGWYAPAVNLHRSPFAGRNFEYYSEDPVLSGALATQVVDGALTKGVYSFTKHFAMNDQETNRVNGDGLSTWATEQTIRELYLKPFETVVKDASGEVEYYDADGVLQTTEIGSTAIMSSFNRIGATWAGGSEALMHDVLRGEWGFEGFAITDFNLYGYMYPDQAWDARGTDLMLTFEGSKTIEDTASPAAQENLRYAAHNILYTVANSNAVNGMASGATLSYQLAGWEIGVIAGTVLLALLVVAGVIWIIVRVRRHRAHPSIAAAGAESY; encoded by the coding sequence ATGGGTTCAGCGAAGACCAGACGTCCGATGTCGAACAGGACGTTCCTCGCGATCTGGATCCCGGTCGTCGCGTTCGTCGCGATCGTGGCCGTGGGAGCGAACGTCGCGATCGGGATGTTCCGCGGCGCCATCGAGTCGTACATGGGGACGGGCACGTACGTCGTCAGCAACACCGCCGAGGGCGAGCAGCTCGACACCACGTACAACGAGGCCGGCTACGCGACCGAGGGCGAGGCGAAGGCCGCTTCCGCGGAGCTGGTGGAGGACATCGCCGACGAGGGCATGACGCTGCTCAAGAACAACGGCGCGCTGCCGCTCGGCACCGGCGCGGTCACCCTCCTCGGCCGCGGTGCGGCCGACCCCGTGTACGGCGGGTCCGGATCGGGCACGGCCGACACCCGCACGGCCGTGGACATCCGTCGGGGCCTCGAGAACGCCGGCTTCACGGTCAACGACACCGTGTACGAGGAGCTCGCCGCCTTCGCCGAGGCGAACCCGGCGTCCGAGGGCGGCCGGACGAACATCGTCATGGACAAGCCGGAGGAGTCCAACTACGACATCGGCGAGATGCCGGTGTCCGACTACTCGCAGGACGCGCTCGACAGCTTCGCCGAGTACGGCGACGCGGGCGTCGTGGTCATCGGCCGCGGCGGCGGCGAGGGCGGAGACCTCGCCACGAACATGGAGGCGTGGGACGACAACGCCGAGCCTGGGCAGCACCAGCTCGAGCTGAACCAGGACGAGAAGGACCTCGTCGCGCTGGCCGCCGAGAGCTTCGAGACGGTCGTCGTGGTGATCAACGCGTCGACCTCGATGGAGCTCGGCGTCCTCGAGGACGCCCCCGCCGTCGACGGCATCGTCCTCGCCGGGTCGCCCGGCGTCACCGGCTTCAACGCGCTCGGCGGCATCCTCAGCGGCGCGGTGAACCCCTCCGGGCACACGGTCGACGTGTTCTCGCGCGACTTCACGGCCGATCCGTCCTTCGTGAACTTCGGAGACTTCTCCTACTCGAACCTCGACGAGGCGTACTTCGTCGACTACGAGGAGGGCATCTACAGCGGCTACCGGTACTACGAGACCGCTGCGGTCGAGGGCTTCGTCGACTACGACGACGCCGTCGTCTACCCCTTCGGGTACGGGCTGAGCTACACGACGTTCGACTGGGCCGTCACGGACTCCGAGACCGGTGCCGTCGACGGCGAGATCTCGGTGGACGTCGAGGTCGCGAACACGGGCGACGTCGCCGGTCAGGACGTCGTCCAGCTCTACTACACCGCCCCCTACACCCCCGGCGGCATCGAGAAGGCCCACGTCGTGCTGGGGGACTTCGCCAAGACGGCGGTCATCGAGCCCGGCGCGTCCGAGACCGTCACCGTCACGATCGCCGTGGAGGACATGGCCTCCTACGACTCGGCCGATGCCGCAGCGTACGTGCTGGAGGAGGGCGACTACGAGATCACGCTCCAGACCGACTCGCACACGCCGAAGGACGGCGTCGACCCGATCGTCTACACGGTCGACGAGACGGTCGCCTACTCCGACGGCCGCGCGAGCGACGCCGATGCCGCGACGAACCGCTTCGACGACGTCACGGCGGAGTTCACGGAGGGTCGGCGCACCGAGTTCTCGCGCGCCGACTTCGCGGGGACCTTCCCGACGGCGCCCGAGGGCGACGATCTCGTCGCGAGCGAGGCGACGGTCGCGGCGTACGAGCCCTTCGACGCCTCCGTCCTCGCGGACGAGGACGCCGAGGAGCCGACCTGGGGCGCGGACGGCGACGTCTCGCTCGTCGACCTGCGCGGTCTCGCCTACGACGACCCGGCCTGGGAGGAGCTCCTCGACCGGCTGGAGCTCGACGAGGTGCTGACCATGCTGAACTCCGGCGCCTACAACACGGCCGCCTTCCCCGAGATCGGCAAGATCCGCACGAACGATCTCGACGGTCCCGCCGGGTTCTCCTCGTTCATCAACCCCGAGCTGTGGACGGGCACCGCGTTCCCGTCGGAGTACCTCATCGGGCAGACGTGGAGCAGGGACCTCGCCGAGCGGATGGGCGTGGCGATCGGCGACGAGGCGCTCACGATGGGCGCGAACGGCTGGTACGCCCCGGCGGTCAACCTCCACCGGTCGCCGTTCGCCGGACGCAACTTCGAGTACTACTCGGAGGACCCCGTGCTCTCCGGGGCGCTCGCGACCCAGGTGGTGGACGGCGCGCTCACCAAGGGCGTGTACTCGTTCACGAAGCACTTCGCGATGAACGATCAGGAGACCAACCGCGTGAACGGCGATGGGCTGTCGACGTGGGCGACCGAGCAGACCATCCGGGAGCTGTACCTCAAGCCCTTCGAGACGGTCGTCAAGGACGCCAGCGGCGAGGTGGAGTACTACGACGCCGACGGCGTGCTGCAGACGACCGAGATCGGCTCGACGGCCATCATGAGCTCGTTCAACCGCATCGGCGCGACGTGGGCCGGCGGCTCCGAGGCGCTCATGCACGACGTCCTGCGCGGCGAGTGGGGCTTCGAGGGCTTCGCGATCACGGACTTCAACCTCTACGGGTACATGTACCCCGACCAGGCCTGGGACGCCCGCGGCACGGACCTCATGCTCACGTTCGAGGGCTCGAAGACGATCGAGGACACCGCGAGCCCCGCCGCGCAGGAGAACCTGCGGTACGCCGCCCACAACATCCTCTACACCGTCGCGAACTCCAACGCGGTCAACGGGATGGCGTCGGGCGCCACGCTGAGCTACCAGCTGGCGGGCTGGGAGATCGGCGTCATCGCCGGGACCGTCCTGCTCGCGCTCCTCGTGGTGGCCGGGGTGATCTGGATCATCGTCCGGGTCCGCCGCCACAGGGCCCACCCGTCCATCGCCGCGGCGGGCGCCGAGTCCTACTGA
- a CDS encoding nucleoside deaminase: MEFPPLAASYTIALPSWIEDELADVPDVVPTLEERMALVNRLADRNWREGNGGPFAALVAEADTGRIVSVGVNVVLSTGVTSGHAEVTALGLAQARVGAWDLGGAGQPRHELVVNWRPCVQCYGAAMWSGITTLAIAGSGPECEEITTFDEGPMIEDWAAAFEARGIAVIDGVAKDEAIAVFREYRAAADAGAITVYNARG; encoded by the coding sequence ATGGAGTTCCCGCCTCTCGCCGCCTCGTACACCATCGCCCTGCCCTCGTGGATCGAGGACGAGCTCGCAGACGTCCCCGACGTCGTCCCGACCCTCGAGGAGCGCATGGCCCTCGTGAACCGTCTCGCGGACCGCAACTGGCGCGAGGGCAACGGCGGGCCGTTCGCGGCGCTCGTCGCCGAGGCCGACACGGGGCGCATCGTCTCCGTCGGCGTCAACGTCGTGCTCTCGACGGGGGTCACGTCGGGCCACGCCGAGGTGACCGCGCTCGGTCTCGCCCAGGCCCGTGTGGGCGCGTGGGACCTCGGCGGCGCGGGACAGCCGCGGCACGAGCTCGTGGTCAACTGGCGCCCGTGCGTGCAGTGCTACGGCGCGGCGATGTGGTCGGGCATCACGACGCTCGCGATCGCCGGCTCCGGACCCGAGTGCGAGGAGATCACGACGTTCGACGAGGGGCCGATGATCGAGGACTGGGCCGCCGCGTTCGAGGCCCGCGGCATCGCCGTGATCGACGGCGTCGCGAAGGACGAGGCGATCGCCGTCTTCCGCGAGTACCGCGCCGCCGCCGACGCGGGTGCGATCACCGTCTACAACGCCCGCGGCTGA
- a CDS encoding MFS transporter, whose amino-acid sequence MTSTAAGPRQRADAENAPTRRLSVAMWCAGVATFALLHAPQGLLTFIAADTGRSAAAVAWVVSGVTLGLALSLPVWAVLAGRIGIAWSMRVSALSSALVALLLPFAPTLEALVAGRVLQGAAIGGIPALAVAMVHERLSGRLAGVIAGGYIAAASVGGLAGRVVAPVLADLGGWRSGLLVLDALGAAVTITMAVLLPRTEPSRTPARRTLRTFVAQLRDRRLRALFLMGGVLLGAMLGMYNAITFRLEAPPYALPAAVVSFVFLAYLGGTAAAQLSGRLTARFGLRTPLLAGCALMLAGALLTWAIPLPLVVAGVVLVTTGMFLAHSVASSAVAGIAGPDRASAGSMYNVFYYAGSSLFGWLCSAAWSAFGWPAVVAVLSGLAIAAAACALSATAPGRQPRAL is encoded by the coding sequence GTGACCTCGACCGCCGCGGGCCCGCGACAGCGCGCCGACGCCGAGAACGCGCCGACGCGCCGCCTCTCGGTCGCGATGTGGTGCGCCGGCGTCGCGACCTTCGCGCTCCTCCACGCGCCGCAGGGGCTCCTCACCTTCATCGCGGCCGACACCGGGCGCTCCGCCGCCGCCGTCGCGTGGGTCGTCTCGGGAGTCACCCTGGGTCTCGCGCTCTCCCTGCCGGTGTGGGCCGTGCTCGCCGGGCGCATCGGCATCGCCTGGTCCATGCGCGTCTCCGCCCTGTCCTCCGCGCTCGTCGCGCTCCTGCTGCCGTTCGCCCCGACCCTCGAGGCGCTCGTCGCCGGCCGCGTCCTGCAGGGTGCCGCGATCGGGGGCATCCCGGCGCTCGCCGTCGCGATGGTGCACGAGAGGCTTTCGGGACGGCTCGCGGGCGTCATCGCGGGCGGCTACATCGCCGCCGCGAGCGTCGGGGGTCTCGCGGGGCGGGTCGTGGCCCCCGTCCTCGCCGACCTCGGCGGATGGCGGAGCGGGCTGCTCGTCCTCGACGCGCTCGGCGCGGCCGTGACGATCACGATGGCCGTGCTGCTCCCCCGCACCGAGCCGTCCCGCACGCCCGCACGGCGAACGCTCCGCACCTTCGTCGCGCAGCTGCGCGATCGGCGCCTGCGTGCGCTCTTCCTCATGGGAGGGGTGCTCCTGGGCGCCATGCTCGGCATGTACAACGCCATCACGTTCCGCCTCGAGGCGCCGCCCTATGCACTGCCCGCCGCCGTGGTGTCCTTCGTCTTCCTCGCGTACCTCGGCGGCACCGCGGCCGCACAGCTCTCCGGGCGGCTCACGGCGCGCTTCGGCCTCCGGACGCCGCTCCTCGCAGGCTGCGCGCTCATGCTCGCGGGAGCCCTGCTCACCTGGGCGATCCCGCTGCCGCTCGTCGTCGCGGGCGTCGTCCTCGTCACGACGGGGATGTTCCTCGCCCACTCCGTGGCGAGCTCCGCGGTGGCGGGGATCGCAGGTCCCGACCGCGCGAGCGCGGGCTCGATGTACAACGTGTTCTACTACGCCGGGTCGAGCCTGTTCGGATGGCTGTGCAGCGCTGCGTGGAGCGCCTTCGGATGGCCCGCCGTCGTGGCCGTGCTCTCCGGCCTCGCGATCGCGGCGGCCGCCTGCGCGCTGTCGGCGACGGCGCCCGGCCGTCAGCCGCGGGCGTTGTAG
- a CDS encoding LysR family transcriptional regulator, which produces MDLPRLRAILPLVPVLVAVGETEHVTAAAELLGMPQPNVSRAIRTLEQRLGAALVERHGRGVRLTPDARALLPAFRRALQELEEGVDTVTGSSAVTVALAFQTSLGERFIPEVLSEVRRDRPEIRFELHQGARTLLIDQLRGGRVALALVVDRPPLGDRVDVVPLFEQPLVALVPDGHPLAAHPSVSVPEIAASPIVTLAEGFGLRDSLDLLFARSELTPRIAFEGEDLITVRGLVTAGLGVAIMPEQPATPAGCVQVPIRSRLASRRMCAVTAEGESRPAVLFVRDVLVRIARERRIWAEAPGASR; this is translated from the coding sequence ATGGATCTTCCGCGACTCCGCGCCATCCTCCCCCTCGTCCCCGTGCTCGTCGCGGTCGGCGAGACCGAGCACGTCACGGCGGCCGCCGAGCTCCTCGGGATGCCCCAGCCCAACGTGAGCCGCGCCATCCGCACCCTGGAGCAGCGGCTCGGCGCCGCCCTCGTCGAGCGGCACGGCCGCGGCGTTCGGCTCACCCCCGACGCCCGGGCACTGCTCCCGGCGTTCCGGCGCGCGCTGCAGGAGCTGGAGGAGGGCGTCGACACCGTCACGGGATCGTCCGCCGTGACGGTCGCCCTCGCGTTCCAGACCTCGCTCGGCGAGCGCTTCATCCCCGAGGTCCTGAGCGAGGTGCGGCGGGATCGCCCGGAGATCCGCTTCGAGCTGCACCAGGGCGCGAGGACGCTGCTCATCGATCAGCTGCGAGGGGGCCGTGTCGCCCTGGCGCTCGTCGTCGACAGGCCGCCCCTCGGCGACCGCGTCGACGTCGTGCCGCTCTTCGAGCAGCCGCTGGTCGCGCTCGTGCCCGACGGGCATCCGCTGGCAGCGCATCCGTCGGTGTCGGTGCCCGAGATCGCGGCGTCGCCCATCGTGACCCTCGCCGAGGGGTTCGGCCTGCGCGACTCGCTCGACCTGCTCTTCGCGCGCAGCGAGCTGACCCCGCGCATCGCGTTCGAGGGCGAGGACCTCATCACGGTGCGCGGCCTCGTGACGGCCGGCCTCGGCGTCGCGATCATGCCCGAGCAGCCCGCGACGCCGGCCGGATGCGTCCAGGTGCCCATCCGCAGCCGTCTCGCCTCCCGGCGGATGTGCGCCGTCACGGCCGAGGGCGAGTCGCGCCCCGCCGTCCTGTTCGTGCGCGACGTGCTCGTCCGCATCGCCCGCGAGCGCCGCATCTGGGCCGAGGCGCCCGGCGCGTCGCGCTGA